ATTCCAGGCTGTGAAGTTCGAAAGGCAGGTTGCTCTCGGCTTCCAGCTGTTGCATAGGAGCCACCGCTTTCAGGTACGGTGCAGTTCTCCCCGGTGAGGTAGTTAATCGCGTCATGGTCACAATTTTTTGGGTTTTAGGCAATAGCCGGTTAAGACGATATACAGTAAAATTTAACCGGGACGTATATACTTATTCTATTAATGTGCCGTAATTGACAGGAGTATCTGATGGAGTGCGTGTAAACCTTTGTGGCTATGCGTTTGGGAATGTTTTGGGGGCGTGCCGGAATGCACGATTGAGTCCTTCCGGCTCTGAATATTTTGGAGATTGATGCAGGGGCCTCCAATTTTTTCGGAGGTAGTCCGGAGGACCTTCGTTACTGTAAGTCTTCCTTCCGGATGCCTAATTTAAATATCCTTGATTCGAGGGTCGTCGGTTTGAGGTTCATTATTTCTGCTGCGCCACCGTTGCCACGGATACGGCCATTTGTTTTTTTGAGGATGGAAAGGATGTACGCTTTCTCCGTTTCGCGCTGCGCCATCTTTACTTCCTCCAGGGTTTGCAGGGGTACGTTAGCCGTAGGCGTGGTTTGTGCGGCGGCGCCTAACGGACGACGCAGCTGGAGGGGTTGTTTCCCGTCGCTGAGGATCACACTTTGTTCGATCACGTTTTCCAGCTCGCGGATGTTGCCCGGCCAATGCCATGTTTCCAGCTCGTGCATCATTTTATCGGAGATGCCGGCTGCTGCCTTATTAAACTTCGCCGCAAATTTATCGGCGAAGTATTGCGCCAGGGGAGCAATATCTTCCCGCCGCTCGCGCAACGGCGGCAGCACGATGGGGAATACGTTAAGGCGATAATATAAATCCAGCCGGAAACGCCCTTCGGCTACTTCCTTTTCCAGATTGCGGTTGGTAGCGGCGATGAACCGGACATTGATCTTTACCGTGCTTTTACCGCCCACCCGTTCGATCTCTTTTTCCTGTAATACACGCAACAGTTTTACCTGCAGTTCTACCGGCATTTCGCCGATCTCGTCGAGGAACAGTGTGCCGCCTTCGGCTTGTTCGAACTTGCCGATACGACGTTCCAGCGCACCGGTAAACGCCCCTTTCTCATGCCCGAACAGTTCGGACTCGATCAGGTTAGCCGGCAGGGCGGCGCAGTTTACTTTTACCAAAGGGTGCTTTTTACGTGCCGATAATTCATGGATCGACTGGGCGATCCTTTCCTTGCCGGTACCGCTTTCACCAAGCACCAGCACCGAGGTGTCCACAGGGGCCACCTGGCTTACCAGGTCCAGCACGCTGAGCAGCAGGTGGCTGTTGCCGACGATGTTGGCGAAATTCTTCTGTCGGCCCGTGGTGGCGACGGGCGTAGGCGGTGTGGACACGTTATGGTGCTGGATCGACTGTATAATTCGGGTAAGCATGGGCAGCAGGCGCACGCTGAGCGACAGGTGTTCCTGCTGGTACGCGTCTGCACGCCGACTGTAAAACGATAGTGGGTAAATGCGGCCATCGGGCATTAAGAGTGGTATGACCAGGTTAGCGACCAGGTGAAAGCTGCGCGCATACAATTGCTTCATAGCGTTTTGCTCACAAGCCTGGGTAAAGGCAGCACCGTTCAGGATGGCGGAGAATGTTTCTAAGGCCGAACTGCGTTGCATCGCTTCCAGTTCGGGCTGGCGTAGCTTGGTAATAGTGCCGAGTGCGACGATGTCGATCGGCTGGTATTGTTCAAAACCGATGCGCAGGAACGTTTCACCGCTATAGGGCAAAGCATCGGGCGTAGTGTTACCGGTGGTAATAAAGTCGAAAGGAATATGTGCCTGCAGGGCCTGTATCACCCGCAGTAAACGCAGGTGTTTGTCGGTGGATTGTGCGGCAATGCCGGCGAGTTGTTGTTCCAGCTGTGCTTCGCGGCGAAGCGATGCTTCCAGGCTGTTCTCATGACGGTAACGGGCAATGTCGAGGGTAACGAGCACGTCCTTGCCACGGAAAGGTTTTACCAGAAAGCCGTAGGGCTGTGTGGCGCGGGCAGCTTCCAGCACCTGCTGGTTAGAGTTGGCCGACAGGTAAACGAAGGCAATGTTTACGCTCGATAACCAGCGGGCGAGGTCGATGCCAGTTTCTTTACCTTTTAAGTAGATGTCCAGCAACACCACGTCTGGGCGATTTGTGTCGATAAGCGTTCTGGCCTGTTTCACGGAATCGGCGATGCCGGTCACCTGGTAACCAGCCGACTCGAGGATCAGGCGCAGATCGTTGGAGACTATAAACTCATCTTCTACGATTAAAATTTTCTTATTCATTAGTGTCTTTTTTACCGGGTATGCCGCGTCATGTGCAAACGCAGCCTGGTCAGAAGGCGCTGCAGGAGGATAACTGCAGGGCATGCCGGTATACCAGTTTACTATTTCAGCTTAAACGACTTTCGCAACTATGTTCAGCTTGGTGTACGATATAGTGCATACAATTCTCCATCACTTCACCTGGGGCGGAAATATTCTTTTCCCGATCACAACCTCGGCGCAACGCGCTAAAGGTATAAAAATATCCTGAAAAACCCGGAGCAGGTGTGTTTATGCTAAATCAAAAGGCTGCTTGAAAGCAGCCCTGTTTCTATCTTTAACCTGTAAAGTTAAATGCGCCATAAATAGAGAATGAAAGACTTCTAGTTTATTCGTTTAATTTTTTTAATTGTTTGCCAGGAATCGTATATACGCACAAAAATAATCCGCCCATGCAGGCGGATCAAGTTATGGATGAAGGGAAATCTTGTATAATTAGCGGCTTATTCTGTTTTAAGGCGCTATACCGGATCGGCCACGGCCGCTTTTACCGCCTGCAGACTCACGGTGGCTTTATTACTTCCTGTTCCCCGATTCATTTACGATGAGGCTCGTCGTCAATATCCGCCGCTCGAAGTCCTTCACCGGGCGTTTGCTTTCGATGAGTTGCAGCAGCAGGTCGGTGGCTACTTCGCCCATTTCAAAGGCGGGCTGGCGCACTACGGTGAGCGGTGGGTTCATAAGTTCGATGAGATCGGAGTTGGAGAAACCCACGAGGGCAATGTCGCCGGGGATGGATACGTTGCGGGCCCTCAGTACGCGCAGGCAGCCGGTGGTCAGTTTGTCGCCGGTAGTAAAGATCGCATCCGGACGGGGGCGGAGCTTCAGTAATTGAGAAACGGCTTGTTCCACTTCGGCCAGTTCCATACCGCCATTGGGACAGTATTTAATGAGTGATTTGGAAGGTTTCAGCTGCTTGTGCGCCAGCGCTTCCACGTAACCGGCAATGCGTTCGCGGCTGATGGACAGGTTTTCGGAAGCGGTGATGCACGCAATGTTACGGTAGCCGTTCTGCAACAGGTGCATGGTGGCGTCGTAAGCGCCGCGGAAGTTCTCGATCACTACTTTATGCGTTTGTATATCTTCCACTATGCGGTCGAAGAATACGATCGGGAAACCGCGGTCATGCAGCGCCCGGAGGTGTTCCAGGTCTTTGGTAGCGGCGGATACAGATATCAGGAGCCCGTCGATGGATCGGGACGATAAATAATTAAGCGTTTGTACTTCTTTTTCGAAGGATTCGTGGCTCTGCGATATGATTACATTGTAGCCCCGTTCTTTCGCTACCGACTCGATGCCGTTGATCGCCTGTGAGAAAAAGCTGTTCGCGATCTCGGTAACGATTACGCCGATGGAGCGGCTGCGCTTTTCTTTCAGGCTGAGGGCGATCGGGTTCGGACGGTAGTTGATCTGCGCGGCATACTTCAACACCAGCTTCTTCGTTTCTTCGCTGATCTCGTGGCTGTCGCGCAGCGCGCGGGACACGGTAGAGGTGGATAAACCAAGGGCTTTCGCGATATCTTTTATAGTGGCAGCTTCAAATTTCATAACGTCATATGCAGATGGCTTTAAATGTAATGAATTTTCCCCGTATCCGCTAGTATACTGCCATCGTTGCCGGGAACGATTGCGTAAATAAACCCCCTGGAATGCGCTGCTTTTAAGGAATATAGCCGTAGACTTGTCTTAGTAATTCCACTTATCGAAAATACATATTGCAAGGCCACTAGCGCAGTTTTAACCCTTTAGCAATGCAAGCTTTGGTAGTCATTTTATCAACTCATTCACGTAGTCGTTATGAAAAAGATTTACCTGTTTTTTTTACTCTTGCTTGCCACCGTCCATTGGGCGCAGGCACAAACACGCACCATCAGGGGCAAAGTAACGGATGCAGGAACAGGCGCCGGTTTACCCTTTGTTAGTGTACAATTAAAAGGCAGCACCACAGGTGCTAAAACAGATGAAAACGGAAATTTCTCGCTCACTGTTCCCGCGGGAAAAGCCGATTTGCAGTTTACTTACATGGGTTATCTCACGATAACGCAACCGCATGAAGGAAACGCCAACGTTGTAGTAAAAATGGAAAAGGACGACAAAAAACTGGATGAAGTAGTCGTAATCGGCTACGGACAGGTACGCAAACGCGACCTGACAGGGGCTGTCGTTTCCGTTAAAGGAGAGGAACTGCGGAAAATTCCTTCCACCAATGTGATGGAATCTGTACAGGGTAAAGTGCCCGGGGTCGACATCACCAAGTCCAGCGGGGCTTCCGGGGCCAAGATCAATGTAACGGTGCGCGGTAACCGTTCTATCACCGCAGGTAACTCACCACTGTACATTGTCGACGGTATCCAGTACGGCAACATCGAAGACATTAACCCTAACGATATTCAGTCGATGGAAGTATTGAAAGATGCTTCCTCTACCGCTATTTATGGTTCTCGCGGTGCGAACGGGGTGATCATCGTTACGACCAAACGCGGTTCCACCGGTAAAGCGCAGGTATCGTTCAACGCATACGGCGGTATCTCAGAAGTAGCCGGTTATCCGAAAATGAATACCGGCCCGGAATACGTAGCACTCAAACGCGAAGCGAACCGCACGAACAACCGTTGGAATAGTCCGGCCGACGATCCTGCGATCTTTAACGCGATGGAACTGGCGGCGATCCGCAACGACCTTTGGACCAGCTACGCAGACGAGCTGATCCAGAAAGGCCAGCAGCAGGATTACCAGCTGGGTGTGGCGGCAGGATCGGAGAAAACGAAGATCTATTTGTCGCTCGATTACTTCAAAGAGAAAGGCTTATTTAAGTTAGATAACCTGCAACGCTACACGGCCCGCATGAACGTGGACCAACAGGTGGGCGAGCTGCTGAAAGTGGGTATGCAGGGACAGGTCACGTATTACGACCAGAACGCCCGTCGCGACCCGTTGAACCAGGGAAACAAAATCATTCCGCTGGGCAGGCCGTATGATAGCTCGGGCAACTTCGTCGCGTTCCCGAATGCCGGTCCGCACATTAATCCGCTGGCCGATGAGCAGCCGGGCGCCTACCAGAACAACAGCCGCATGACCCGTACACTCGTAAACGTGTACGCAGAGCTGCAACCCATTAAAGACCTCTCTTTCCGCACCAATCTGGGTATTTCATTAGATAACAGCCGCACCGGTGTGTACGCAGCGCGTTTGACGATCGATCGTGCCACGACCTCCACGTCACGTGCGCAGTACAATACCAGCCAAACGCGCTTCCTGAACTGGGAAAACATCATCAGCTATAAGAAAGAATTAAAGAATCACAGCTTCGGTATTACAGCCATCAGCAGTTTGCTGGGCTCGCAGGCCGAAAGCAGCAACGCGCAGGGAGAAGGACAGTTGCTCCCCAGCCAGTTGTTCCATGCGTTGCAGAATAATGTGAGCGGTATCGCCATTCGGACCACCTACCAGCAATGGAACCTGGTGTCTTTCACCGGCAGATTGAATTATGCATACCAGGGCAAATACCTGCTCACCCTCACGGGCAGGTCCGACGGATCGTCGAAGCTTGCGCAGGGCAACCAGTGGGCGTTTTTCCCGTCGGTGGCAGGCGCATGGCGTATCAGTGACGAGGCGTTCATGAAGAAGCAAACCTTCATCAGCGATCTGAAACTACGCGTGAGTTATGGTATTGCGGGTAACGATGCCGTGGCGCCTTATGGCACACAGAGCGTGTTGTTCCGCGCGCCATTCTCTTATGATGATAATACGGCAGCGATGGCCTATTCCATCAGCGACCAGTTGGGGAACAGGCAGCTGGCCTGGGAGCTGACGGGTACCACCGACATTGGCCTGGATTTCGGGTTGTTTGATAACCGTATTTCCGCCAACATCGATTACTACGATTCGCATACCTCCGACCTGTTGCTGATGCGCAGGCTGCCTACCTCTACCGGGGTAGAAAAAACCTTGCAGAACATCGGTAAAACAAGGAACAACGGGGTGGAAATCGGCCTGAATACCGTTAACTTTAAAACAGCAGATTTCAGCTGGACGACGAACATCTCCTTCACCCGGAATAAAGAGCGGATCGTGTCACTGGCGGATGGCAGTACTAACGACATTGCCAGCGGCCTGTTTATCGGCTATCCTGTAAATGTGTACTTTGATTATGACAAGGTAGGCATCTGGCAATCGAAAGATGTGGATGCGGCTACCCGCTACAAAGCCAAAGTCGGCGACATCCGTGTGCGGGACGTGGTGCAGGACAGTGTGATCAATTCGGAAGACCGGGTAGTGCTGGGCGCACAGGTGCCGAGGTGGTCAGGTGGTATTAACAACGACATTCGCTGGAAAAGCTTCGATCTGAACATCTATGTATTTGCCCGCATTGGTCAGTGGATCAATTCAGAATATGCCGCCAAATATGATCCGCAGGGATTGGAAAACAGCGGCAAAGTAGATTACTGGACGCCTGAAAACCCGACGAACGCCTATCCAAGGCCTAACTCGAGCGTTTCTATGTCTGGTACGCCATTTATCTCCACCCTCGGTTACCGTGATGGTTCTTTCATCAAGATCCGCAACGTATCCCTGGGTTACTCACTGCCATCGGAGGCGGCGAGAAGAATCAGGATGAGCGCCCTGCGCGTGTATGTAACAGGTAAAAACCTGGCGACCTTCAGTAAAGTGAAAGACTACGATCCGGAACGTGGCGGGCAACTGAGCTTCCCGCTTACCCGGATGTATGTGGCCGGCTTAAACGTAACCTTTTAAATCCTGCGTTATGAACCAAAAATTTGCTCCATATATACTCGTACTGCTGCTGGCAACATCCCTGTCAGCCGGCTGTTCCAAACTGCTGGAAGAAAAGAACCCGGGTGGACTGACCGCCGAAGGCGTGTTTAGCAGTCCGGAAGGTTTTGAAACCCTCGTCAACGCCGCCTACAGCTACAACCGCTGGTGGTATGGTAAAGAAGATGCCTATAATATTTCAGAGATGGGCACCGACTTGTGGACGAGCGGTACGGGTGATAAGTATACAGATATCACCAGCTACTATAATTTGCAATCGTACAATACCGCGGTAACTTCCCTCTGGAAGCAACTGTACGCCGCCATCAACCTGATTAATACAGGCATTAATCGCATTGACCAGGTTGGACTGGCAGATGCGATCAAGACCAGGCGGCTGGCCGAACTGCGCTTCCTGCGGGCGTTTTACTACTGGCATGTAGTGGAAACCTGGGGGGATGTACACTTTAGTACGAATGAAACCACTACCGCCGTTACTACAGCAAATCGTACCCCGGTAGATACCTTTTACGCGCACATCTTTGCCGACCTGGAATTTGCCGCAGCGAACCTGCCGCCTACGACCACCGAGTATGGTCGCGCGACGAAGCCTGTAGCCGAAGCCTTCCTGGCGCGGATGAACCTTACACGCGGTCGCAACCAGCAGGCGTTTGACCTGGCCAGTAAGGTGATCAAAGATTATGGCTTTCAGTTGCAGCCTAAGTATGCAGACCTCTGGAGTATGACCAACATACAGAACAAGGAAGTGATATGGGCGGTGAACTATTTCAAGAACCTCGCGTTCAATGACCGTACGGATGCGGTGTTGTACCCTACTGGTCACCCGAGGGGCGCGCATAACGGGCATCTGATGTTCATCATGAAGTACGACGACTTGCCCGGTATGACGAGGGACGTGGCGAACGGGCGGCCGTTTAACCGCTATATGCCTACCTTGTACGCGCTGCGTTTGTTCGATGAAACGAAAGACAGCCGGTACAATGCGACCTTCAAACAGGCCTGGTTGTGTAATACCCTTGGCACCGCGCCCGCTGGTATGAAGATCGGCGACACGGCGGTGTTTTGTACGAAGTATGAAATCCCTGCTGAGATTGAAGCGACCAGGAAATACCGCGTATATGATCTGAGCAAGATGTATAAAGCGAATGGTGGTGGCCTGGACAGGCTGCACTATCCGTCCCTGCAAAAATTCGACGACCCGACCCGTGCCGCGGCCAATGAGGAACAGAGCCCGCGCGATGGCATCGTGATGCGCCTCGCAGAAATGTACCTGATCGCAGCAGAAGCGCAGCTGAAACTGAACAACACGACCATAGCAGCGGAATACATTAATGTGATCCGCAAACGCGCCGCCGTTCCCGGCCAGGAAGCCGCAATGGAAATTCTGCCCGCACAGGTAACGCTGGACTTCATTCTCGATGAAAGAGCTCGCGAACTGATGGGCGAACAACTGCGCTGGTTCGACCTTAAACGTACCGGTAAACTGTCTGAAAGGTTGCAGCTGGCCAATCCGGATGCGGCTGCGAACTTTGCAGAGTTCCACCTGGTGCGGCCTATTCCGAAAGACCAGGTAGATGCGGTGACCAACAAGAATGAGTTTAAACAACACACAGGATATAACTAAAAGATTTACAAGTGAGGCTACACATTCCTATTTTATCGATTGCACTTGCAGCTGCCCTTTACGCCGAACCGGCGACGGCACAGTATTCCTGGAACAACCTGCCCGTAGTGCAGGAACCAACCTTCCGGAAAGACACGTTTAACATCCGCCGCTATGGCGCGAAAGCTGATGGGCTTACGCTCAATTCACCTGCGATCAACAAGGCGATCGACGCCTGTTCGAAGAACGGTGGCGGCGTAGTATTGGTGCCGGCCGGCCTGTGGCTGACTGGTCCGGTGGTGCTGAAAAGCAACGTGGAACTGCACCTGGAAAAGAGTGCGCTGCTGCAATTTACCGAAGACTTTGACCAGTATCCTTTGATAGCGACGAATTATGAGGGGCTGGCGGCCATGCGCTGTCAGCCACCAATATCGGCGGTGGATGCGACAAATATCGCGATCACCGGTCACGGTATCATCGACGGTGCCGGCGACGCCTGGCGCCAGGTAAAAAAGGATAAACTGACGGAGTCGCAATGGAAAAACTGGTAGCCTCCGGCGGACTGGTGAGCGATGATAACCGCACCTGGTATCCCTCCGAAAAATCGAAGAAAGGTACCGGCGTGAAAAACGCAGGTGTAATATCACCAGATAAAACGGCAAAAGATTACGAGGAAATCAAAGACTTCCTGCGACCTAACATGGTGGTGCTGACCCGCTGCAAAAAGGTACTGTTGCAGGGCGTAACGTTCCAGAACAGCCCAGCCTGGTGTTTGCATCCGTTATTGTGCGAGCATATTACCCTGCGGGATGTGTACGTTAAAAATCCATGGTACGCGCAAAACGGCGATGGCGTTGACCTGGAGTCGTGCCGCTTCGGCCGCGTTGAGAACTGCGTATTTGACGTAGGTGACGATGCCATCTGCATTAAATCGGGTCGCGACGAGCAGGGACGTAAAAGAGGCGTGCCAACGGAAAACTTTATCATCAAAAACAACCTCGTATATCATGCGCACGGCGGTTTTGTGATCGGTAGTGAGATGAGCGGCGGCGCGCGTAATTTATTCGTATCGAACTGCACTTTTATGGGCACGGATATCGGGCTTCGTTTTAAAACGACCCGTGGTCGCGGTGGCGTAGTTGAAAAGATCTTTATTAAGGATATCAATATGACCAACATCCCGGGTGAGGCCATCTTGTTCGATATGTATTACATGGCGAAAGATCCTGTTCCATTGGCTGGTGAAAAGGCAGCTGACGTGAAAGTGGAGACCATCCCTGTAACCGAGGCCACGCCACAGTTCCGTGACTTCCAGATCAGCAACGTAGTATGTCATGGCGCGCAAAAAGGCATCTTCATCCGCGGATTACCGGAAATGCCGATCAGCAATATCACCATGGATAACATCGTGATCAAAGCGAAGAAAGGTGCGGAGCTGCTGGAAGCGTCTAACATCCGCATTACCAACGCGACCTTTGAAGTAACAGATTCCGATCCGCTGATCAATGTGCGTAACAGCCGTGAGATCCAGTTGTCGAACATCAAGTTTGATGAAGCGAAAAATTTCATCAACATCAAAGGAGAAAAATCTGGCGTTGTGGTGAGTGGTACCGATATCAAAAAAGCAAAGGATAAACCGGTATTTGCAGATGGTGCAACCGCCGGGGCATTGACCACTAAATAGCAATCGTTCGTATGAAAGGTAAATGGGCATTAATAGCAACATTGTTAGCAGGCGGCATGTATACGGCTGCCTGTGCACAATCCACCGGCGGCGGCGCTTTAAAGCCACCGACTACACCGGCTGAGGATGTGAAACGAATGGCTTTCACCGTAACGGAGGATATCTGGAAAGACTCGCTGGTGATGAATCCGGGCCACCCGGTAAAATGGTCGTACGACCAGGGTGTGGTGCTGGAGGGTATTACCCTGCTGTGGAAGAATACTGGCAACGGGGACTACTTCCGCTACATCCAGAAGAGCATGGACCACTTCGTGGACAAGGACGGCAATGTGCGGTTTTACAAGGAAAGCGAATACAACATCGATCATATCAAAAATGCACGCATCCTGTTGACGTTGTATAAAGTAACCGGGCAGGAAAAGTATCGCAAGGCGATCGAGAAGTTCCGTAACCAATTGCGCAATCATCCGCGTACAAAGGAAGGCGGCTTTTGGCACAAGCAGCGTTATCCCTGGCAGATGTGGCTCGACGGGCTTTACATGGGTGAACCGTTTTATGCAGAATACGCCGCCTTGTTTAACGAACCTGCCGCTTTCGATGATATTACCCGCCAGTTCGTGTTGATGGAAAAACATTCCCTCGACAGCAAAACGGGCTTATTGTATCACGGTTACGACGAATCGCGCGAGCAGCGCTGGGCTGATAAAACTACTGGCCGTTCCCCGCACTTCTGGGGCCGCGCGATGGGCTGGTATGGCATGGGACTGGTAGATGCGCTGGAATACTTTCCGGCCAAACATCCCGGCCGCGATAGCCTCATCGCCATCCTCAACCGCTTTGCCACTGTGGTAGCCAAATACCAGGACCCTAAGTCCGGCGCCTGGTACCAGGTGCTCGACCGCGCTACTTCCAAAGGCAACTACCTGGAATCGTCCGCCACCTGCATGTTCGTGTATGCGATCACGAAAGGCGTGCGTCTGGGCTACCTGCCACAGAAGTTCCTGGCAACCGCCGAGAAAGGTTATAAAGGTATTCAGCAACAATTCCTGGAGCCGACTGCGAAAGGCGGCTTGAACCTGAAAGGCACCGTAAGCGTGGCCGGTTTGGGCGGTGATCCGTATCGCGACGGCAGCTATGAATATTACCTGAGCGAAAAAGTGATTACAAATGATCCCAAAGGCGTTGGCGCTTACCTGCTGGCCGCAGGGGAGTTATCGATCGCAAAGTCGCAGAACAACGGCCGGGGACTTACCGTGGTGCTGGATCAGTATTATAATAACGAATGGAAGAACGGCGCGCGGACGCATTATGTATGGAATGAAATGTCGAACGGCGGTTATTCGCTTTGGGGGCACCTGTTCCATAAACAAGGCGTGAAGACCGATACCTTGTCGGTAGCGCCCACTGCCAGTGGCTTATCGAAAGCAAATATCTATATCATTACAGACCCCGATACCGAAAAGGAAACGGCGTCTCCGAACGGCGTAACTGCTCCCGCAGCGGACGCGGTATACAACTGGGTGAAAGGCGGCGGCGTACTGGTGGTGATGCAAAATGATAGCGGCAACGCGGAGATCAAAGGGTTTAATAAGATGACGGAGCGCTTTGGAATTAAATTTAACGAGAACAGCATTCATCGCGTACAGGGCAACCAGTATGAACAGGGGGCTTTAACGGTTGATGCCGGTAACAAGGTATTTACAAGTGCCCGTAAACTTTATATCAAGGAACTGTCTACGATCCAGGTGCAACCACCCGCCACGCCTGTATTGCAGGAAAACGGTGCGGTGATCATTGCCAGCGCAAAGGTGGGCAAAGGAGCCGTGTTTGCTGTGGGCGACCCCTGGTTTTACAACGAATACCTCGACGGGCGTAAACTGCCTGCCATATATGAAAATTACCAGGCAGCCTCCGACCTGGTGAACTGGTTGATCAAAGAAGCGAAAAGTAATTAAGAACATGAAGCAACTGTCAAGAACAAATTTGCCCGAAACCATATCGTCCGCACTGCTGGAGCTGCCCGAAAAAGTGTTGCAGTTCGGCACCGGTGTATTGCTCAGAGGCCTGCCCGACTATTTTATTGATAAGGCCAACAAGCAGGGCGTCTTCAACGGAAGGGTAGTAGTGGTAAAATCTACTTCTCAGGGTGATACCACTGCATTTGAGCAGCAGGACGGACTATACACAGTGTGTATACGGGGCATTGAGAACGGTCAGGCCGTTTCTGAAAATATCGTGAATGCGTCGATCAGCAGGGTGTTGGCGGCCACTACGGAGTGGCAGTCTATCCTCGATTGTGC
This genomic interval from Chitinophaga horti contains the following:
- a CDS encoding glycoside hydrolase family 28 protein, coding for MEKLVASGGLVSDDNRTWYPSEKSKKGTGVKNAGVISPDKTAKDYEEIKDFLRPNMVVLTRCKKVLLQGVTFQNSPAWCLHPLLCEHITLRDVYVKNPWYAQNGDGVDLESCRFGRVENCVFDVGDDAICIKSGRDEQGRKRGVPTENFIIKNNLVYHAHGGFVIGSEMSGGARNLFVSNCTFMGTDIGLRFKTTRGRGGVVEKIFIKDINMTNIPGEAILFDMYYMAKDPVPLAGEKAADVKVETIPVTEATPQFRDFQISNVVCHGAQKGIFIRGLPEMPISNITMDNIVIKAKKGAELLEASNIRITNATFEVTDSDPLINVRNSREIQLSNIKFDEAKNFINIKGEKSGVVVSGTDIKKAKDKPVFADGATAGALTTK
- a CDS encoding glycoside hydrolase family 88 protein — encoded protein: MKGKWALIATLLAGGMYTAACAQSTGGGALKPPTTPAEDVKRMAFTVTEDIWKDSLVMNPGHPVKWSYDQGVVLEGITLLWKNTGNGDYFRYIQKSMDHFVDKDGNVRFYKESEYNIDHIKNARILLTLYKVTGQEKYRKAIEKFRNQLRNHPRTKEGGFWHKQRYPWQMWLDGLYMGEPFYAEYAALFNEPAAFDDITRQFVLMEKHSLDSKTGLLYHGYDESREQRWADKTTGRSPHFWGRAMGWYGMGLVDALEYFPAKHPGRDSLIAILNRFATVVAKYQDPKSGAWYQVLDRATSKGNYLESSATCMFVYAITKGVRLGYLPQKFLATAEKGYKGIQQQFLEPTAKGGLNLKGTVSVAGLGGDPYRDGSYEYYLSEKVITNDPKGVGAYLLAAGELSIAKSQNNGRGLTVVLDQYYNNEWKNGARTHYVWNEMSNGGYSLWGHLFHKQGVKTDTLSVAPTASGLSKANIYIITDPDTEKETASPNGVTAPAADAVYNWVKGGGVLVVMQNDSGNAEIKGFNKMTERFGIKFNENSIHRVQGNQYEQGALTVDAGNKVFTSARKLYIKELSTIQVQPPATPVLQENGAVIIASAKVGKGAVFAVGDPWFYNEYLDGRKLPAIYENYQAASDLVNWLIKEAKSN